The following proteins come from a genomic window of Brevibacillus antibioticus:
- a CDS encoding MraY family glycosyltransferase: MVTITYALSFFLSFCIVMVLIPPLAKLAFRLDFVDKPRKDVERKIHREPIPLTASYAIFVGFAASFLLFSKESTGQTIAVLSGSLLLLIIGTIDDWYKTQGKDFSALPKLIVQVSAAVIVYLSGITFSGFYNPLSGEYILLPEWLQFVLTILWIFGVTTVINFSDGMDGLAGGLSAISAGTLFVVALVKGQSTSAIMAISLIGVALAYLRYNKPPAKIFMGDAGATFLGFILAVIALDGAFKQATVLSLFIPILALGVPIFDNLFVVTKRFLQGKPIYQADASQVHYRLLRSGLNPKQVVTFLCLISVCFSLTSIILLLLGV, translated from the coding sequence ATGGTCACGATAACGTACGCTCTTTCGTTTTTCCTGTCGTTTTGTATCGTTATGGTGCTGATTCCGCCTCTGGCTAAATTGGCATTTCGCCTTGATTTTGTGGACAAGCCACGTAAAGACGTGGAAAGAAAAATTCACCGGGAGCCGATCCCATTGACAGCCAGCTACGCTATTTTTGTTGGCTTTGCTGCATCGTTTTTGCTCTTCTCGAAAGAATCGACTGGGCAAACGATTGCTGTTCTGTCAGGCTCATTACTGCTGCTGATTATCGGTACCATTGATGACTGGTACAAGACCCAAGGCAAGGATTTTTCCGCCCTGCCCAAGCTGATCGTCCAAGTATCGGCCGCCGTAATTGTCTATCTGTCGGGTATTACTTTTTCCGGCTTTTACAATCCATTGAGTGGCGAATACATATTGCTCCCGGAATGGTTGCAGTTCGTCCTGACCATCCTGTGGATTTTCGGAGTAACGACGGTCATCAATTTTTCGGATGGCATGGACGGCTTGGCTGGAGGGCTTTCTGCGATCTCCGCAGGCACGCTCTTCGTAGTCGCTTTAGTAAAAGGACAAAGCACATCTGCGATTATGGCGATCAGTCTGATCGGTGTTGCCTTGGCTTATCTGCGATACAACAAGCCACCGGCCAAAATTTTCATGGGAGATGCAGGCGCGACCTTCCTCGGTTTTATCTTGGCGGTTATCGCGTTGGATGGTGCCTTTAAGCAGGCAACGGTTCTCTCCTTGTTCATTCCGATTTTAGCACTTGGTGTGCCGATTTTTGACAATCTGTTTGTAGTGACCAAACGCTTCCTGCAAGGAAAGCCGATCTACCAAGCAGATGCCAGCCAGGTTCATTATCGCCTGCTGCGTTCTGGACTCAATCCAAAACAGGTCGTCACCTTCCTGTGCTTGATCAGCGTTTGCTTTAGTCTGACGTCCATTATCCTGCTCCTGCTCGGAGTATAG